One part of the Nostoc sp. PCC 7120 = FACHB-418 genome encodes these proteins:
- a CDS encoding MotA/TolQ/ExbB proton channel family protein, which produces MDIIDLFYKGGPAMWPLLALSILSLSVIFERLWFWLRLFSQEKAIVDRVLDAAHDNWEIAGDIARQATDQPIGRFLYAPLHLQKTDAETFRLALESTAEDELAGMRRGEKLLEAVIALAPLLGLLGTVLGLIQSLRSIRIGDLGTESAAGVTTGIGESLISTAAGLIVAIVSLVFYRLFQSFVVNQLKVFRKAGNEMELLYRQSPPDLSNPTPAIVRDALPSKTGRGKFPQPPEPPNLP; this is translated from the coding sequence GTGGATATTATAGATTTGTTTTACAAGGGTGGGCCGGCAATGTGGCCTTTGCTGGCTCTGTCGATTTTATCCTTGAGTGTGATTTTTGAGCGCCTTTGGTTCTGGCTGCGACTTTTCTCACAAGAAAAAGCGATCGTTGACCGAGTTCTAGATGCAGCTCATGATAACTGGGAAATAGCGGGGGATATTGCTAGACAGGCTACAGACCAACCAATTGGTCGATTTCTCTATGCTCCCTTACATTTACAAAAAACTGACGCGGAAACCTTTCGATTAGCACTGGAGTCCACAGCAGAGGACGAACTAGCCGGAATGCGTCGGGGCGAAAAGTTATTAGAAGCTGTCATTGCCCTCGCTCCCTTACTAGGATTGTTGGGTACAGTTTTAGGTTTAATCCAGTCTTTACGCTCAATTCGCATTGGTGATTTGGGAACTGAATCGGCGGCTGGAGTAACGACGGGTATTGGTGAATCCTTAATTAGTACGGCAGCCGGGCTAATAGTTGCCATTGTTAGTTTGGTATTTTACCGATTATTTCAAAGTTTTGTAGTCAATCAACTCAAAGTTTTCCGTAAAGCGGGGAATGAAATGGAATTGTTATATCGCCAGTCTCCGCCTGATTTGAGCAACCCCACACCAGCAATTGTCCGTGATGCTTTACCGAGCAAAACTGGTAGGGGTAAGTTTCCGCAACCACCTGAACCACCAAATCTACCTTAG